One genomic region from Frateuria soli encodes:
- a CDS encoding autotransporter domain-containing protein — protein sequence MPRTTRLAGAILAGLLFSTAAAATDFSQVVVFGDSLSDAGNVSLAQGSPIPLRFTTNPGTTSAENVAAALGFTLAPSLAGGTDYAFGGAGVVYNYVAGVPTLPQQMAMYLAANGGAADPNGLYQVWGGGNDFLQLSKMTSDPTTLANGMGLAAQTELQMLGGLQQAGARYVVVYNLPDLGKTPAAAAQGPAAQAGASGLAVVYNGILGTGLGQLSEAGLNVIPVNTYALINEVVADPAAFGFSNVTAPACNGSSSQCGPAGSGLPFSYAAGTDQTYLFADGVHPTTGAHAMLAQYVVSEIMAPGQISLLGEAPLAASAAQYRAIRNEMLADGQGSDTRVFASVDYGRQRFDATEGSPRTNSDNVNLTLGADVRASENLSFGMALGLGQHNADFAGGMGGYKLHDISGLGYALYHNGGGYVGGFASFGQSNFSDVNRRIQLNQALRTEGGKADGSHLGGGLEGGWWFGTGSLKTGPFAHVEWQTVKIDSYTESGGDSTAMWFGSQQRDALIESLGWRLQGQWQAGGATLMPYVELAWNHDDKADPREVRAGLVSMPGSFALTGYVPDKNWASADVGLSAQFSPNVTGWFGYHGRFSDDNQKDDSLDLGVKIGF from the coding sequence ATGCCCCGTACCACCCGTCTCGCCGGCGCCATTCTGGCCGGCCTGTTGTTCAGCACTGCCGCTGCCGCCACCGATTTCAGCCAGGTCGTCGTTTTCGGCGACAGCCTGAGCGATGCCGGCAATGTGTCGCTCGCCCAGGGCTCGCCGATACCGCTGCGCTTCACCACCAACCCCGGTACCACCAGCGCCGAGAACGTCGCGGCAGCGCTTGGCTTCACGCTGGCTCCTTCGCTGGCCGGCGGCACTGACTACGCCTTCGGCGGCGCGGGGGTGGTCTACAACTACGTGGCAGGCGTGCCGACGCTGCCACAGCAGATGGCCATGTACCTGGCTGCCAACGGCGGCGCCGCCGATCCCAATGGGCTCTACCAGGTCTGGGGCGGGGGCAACGACTTTCTGCAGCTGAGCAAGATGACGTCCGATCCGACCACCTTGGCCAATGGCATGGGGCTGGCGGCGCAGACCGAACTGCAGATGCTGGGTGGCCTGCAGCAGGCCGGCGCCCGCTACGTCGTGGTCTACAACCTTCCGGACCTCGGCAAGACGCCGGCAGCCGCGGCGCAGGGCCCGGCGGCACAGGCCGGCGCGTCGGGCCTGGCGGTGGTGTACAACGGCATCCTCGGGACGGGTCTCGGCCAGTTGAGCGAAGCCGGCCTGAACGTCATCCCCGTCAACACCTATGCGTTGATCAACGAGGTGGTCGCCGATCCCGCGGCGTTCGGTTTCAGCAACGTTACCGCGCCGGCCTGCAACGGCAGCTCGTCGCAATGTGGCCCCGCCGGCTCCGGCCTGCCGTTCTCGTATGCCGCCGGGACGGATCAGACCTACCTCTTCGCCGACGGCGTGCACCCGACCACCGGCGCCCACGCCATGCTCGCGCAGTACGTGGTCTCGGAAATCATGGCGCCGGGCCAGATCTCGCTGCTGGGCGAGGCGCCGCTGGCGGCATCGGCCGCGCAGTACCGCGCGATCCGCAACGAGATGCTGGCCGATGGCCAGGGCAGCGACACCCGCGTATTCGCCAGCGTCGACTACGGCCGCCAGCGCTTCGACGCGACCGAAGGCTCGCCCAGGACCAACAGCGACAACGTGAACCTCACCCTGGGCGCCGATGTGCGGGCCAGCGAGAACCTCTCGTTCGGCATGGCGCTGGGCCTGGGCCAGCACAACGCAGACTTCGCCGGCGGCATGGGCGGCTACAAGTTGCATGACATCTCCGGCCTCGGCTACGCGCTTTATCACAACGGCGGCGGCTACGTGGGCGGCTTCGCCAGCTTCGGCCAGTCGAACTTCAGCGACGTCAACCGGCGCATCCAGCTGAACCAGGCGCTGCGCACCGAGGGCGGCAAGGCCGACGGCTCGCACCTGGGCGGCGGCCTGGAGGGAGGCTGGTGGTTCGGTACCGGCAGCCTGAAGACCGGTCCGTTCGCGCACGTGGAATGGCAGACGGTCAAGATCGACAGCTACACCGAGTCGGGTGGCGACAGCACCGCGATGTGGTTCGGCTCACAGCAGCGGGACGCGCTGATCGAATCGCTCGGCTGGCGGCTGCAGGGGCAGTGGCAGGCGGGCGGCGCCACGCTGATGCCGTATGTCGAGCTGGCCTGGAACCATGACGACAAGGCCGACCCGCGCGAAGTCCGGGCCGGACTGGTCAGCATGCCGGGCAGCTTCGCCCTGACCGGTTACGTGCCGGACAAGAACTGGGCGAGCGCCGACGTGGGCCTGTCCGCACAGTTCAGCCCGAACGTCACCGGCTGGTTCGGCTACCACGGCCGTTTCAGCGACGACAACCAGAAGGACGACAGCCTGGACCTGGGCGTCAAGATCGGCTTCTGA
- a CDS encoding DUF1481 domain-containing protein — MRRMVWSLMSVAALALAGCNGSNAPEQGSGDNAATAAKANTVSGTITVRGDSTVSPEARLVVNLVDVSSTDQAGAAPLASKTIAPVQFPQSFELTFNPADVNPADLYVVKADLTDGERHYKMALQAPVLTKGAPSQVSIELVAEQTPGEKELADFQAVQKQIGGMKISNGTKLEKDVSRAWQVFRQNGQVQFIRARADYGDKGFTSTDYAYRDGKPWVVVQQKKASQDAKPSATERAGWDKDGNLVLKQTVSGSKTEPLSEDEAASLRDQAENILKMATGGKGK, encoded by the coding sequence ATGCGCAGAATGGTCTGGTCGCTGATGTCGGTAGCTGCGCTGGCACTGGCTGGCTGCAACGGGTCCAACGCGCCCGAGCAGGGCAGCGGCGACAATGCCGCCACGGCGGCGAAGGCGAACACGGTCAGCGGCACGATCACCGTGCGCGGCGACAGCACCGTCTCGCCGGAGGCCAGGCTGGTGGTCAACCTGGTGGACGTGTCCTCGACCGACCAGGCCGGCGCCGCGCCGCTGGCAAGCAAGACCATTGCCCCGGTGCAGTTCCCGCAGTCGTTCGAGCTCACCTTCAACCCCGCCGACGTCAATCCGGCTGACCTGTACGTGGTCAAGGCCGATCTGACCGACGGCGAGCGCCACTACAAGATGGCGCTGCAGGCGCCGGTGCTGACCAAGGGTGCGCCCAGCCAGGTGTCGATCGAACTGGTGGCCGAGCAGACCCCTGGCGAGAAGGAGCTGGCCGACTTCCAGGCCGTGCAGAAGCAGATCGGCGGCATGAAGATCAGCAACGGCACCAAGCTGGAGAAGGACGTTTCGCGCGCCTGGCAGGTGTTCCGCCAGAACGGCCAGGTGCAGTTCATCCGCGCCCGCGCCGACTACGGCGACAAGGGCTTCACCAGCACCGACTACGCCTACAGGGACGGCAAGCCGTGGGTGGTCGTCCAGCAGAAGAAGGCCAGCCAGGACGCCAAACCCAGTGCGACCGAGCGGGCCGGCTGGGACAAGGACGGCAACCTCGTGCTCAAGCAGACCGTTTCCGGCAGCAAGACCGAGCCGCTGAGCGAAGACGAAGCCGCCAGCCTGAGGGACCAGGCCGAGAACATCCTGAAGATGGCCACGGGCGGCAAGGGCAAGTAA
- a CDS encoding helix-turn-helix domain-containing protein, whose protein sequence is MNLAPSSPQHETGGTFADRIKVLIKRVGSVTEIARMCGFSEGVVRSWRDGNTDPSRARCVTLARTLGISLVWLVAGEGAIQPEVDLASLDRQDTTDGRRQPQPRLDGAVSQALGSTATGVDTQRLHAAMRILQSELELAGQRLSLADHTDLLAKLYEAVGPGGMRVDTDAMLAFNRQLAGRIGRAGA, encoded by the coding sequence ATGAACCTTGCACCGTCCTCACCCCAGCATGAAACCGGCGGGACCTTCGCCGATCGCATCAAGGTGCTGATCAAACGTGTCGGCAGCGTCACCGAGATCGCCCGCATGTGCGGTTTCTCCGAGGGCGTGGTGCGGAGCTGGCGGGACGGCAATACGGATCCCTCGCGGGCGCGCTGCGTGACCCTGGCGCGCACCCTCGGCATCTCGCTGGTCTGGCTGGTCGCCGGTGAGGGCGCGATCCAGCCCGAAGTCGACCTGGCCAGTCTCGACCGGCAGGACACCACCGATGGCAGGCGGCAGCCACAACCCCGTCTGGACGGTGCAGTCAGTCAGGCACTGGGAAGCACGGCCACCGGCGTCGACACGCAACGCCTGCATGCCGCAATGCGCATCCTGCAGTCGGAACTGGAACTGGCCGGGCAGCGGCTTTCGCTGGCCGACCACACCGACCTGCTGGCCAAGCTTTACGAGGCGGTGGGCCCCGGCGGCATGCGCGTGGATACCGACGCGATGCTGGCCTTCAACCGTCAACTGGCCGGACGGATCGGCCGCGCCGGCGCCTGA
- the glyS gene encoding glycine--tRNA ligase subunit beta, with translation MSAAKSLLIELGTEELPPKALDELSQAFLDGIVQGLSRRGIEGGLDAARAYCTPRRLAVYVPAVAATQPEQHLERRGPAVNAALDAQGQPSRALTGFAQSCGVEVSQLEKLETDKGAWFVFRAVKPGQPLAALLPEIVEEALKGLPVPRPMRWADHDYAFVRPAHWLVMLHGADIVEGQVLGLKSGRKSRGHRFMHPNPVHVTDADGWLDALRAARVLADPRERRERIRDEVARAAGQTGGVPRLDDALLDEIANLTEWPAAIACAFEHEFLAVPPEALVTTMETHQKFVPVFDAAGKLTEHFIGVANIESKDPAEIRKGYERVIRPRFADAKFFWDEDLKTPLAGYQEQLSNVTYQQALGSLWDKSVRVAELARVIAARVGVDAGAATRAASLSKCDLLTRMVGEFPELQGVMGRYYAQRQGEGEPVAQALDSYYQPRFAGDAIAADPVGQVLAVAERLDTLAGIFAVGMKPSGNKDPFALRRAALGLARTLVEAGLELDLRASFAEALELLPDAALAAGIKPGKDGKPVALDAGARRAALLGDLTEFVVDRLRGYYAELGFTPEQFEAVLAVSPLTLPDFDRRLRAVAEFGRRSEAASLAAANKRVANILRKAEEETGVAPGGAVDATCFESPAEHDLASALDAALADTAAPRDAGDYTAVLTRLARLQAPVDAFFDSVMVNADDARVRANRLALLARLKAQFAAVADIARL, from the coding sequence ATGAGCGCCGCCAAATCGCTGTTGATCGAACTGGGCACCGAGGAGCTGCCGCCCAAGGCGCTCGACGAGCTGTCGCAGGCATTCCTCGATGGCATCGTGCAGGGCCTTTCCCGGCGCGGGATCGAGGGCGGGCTGGACGCGGCGCGCGCCTACTGCACGCCGCGCCGGCTGGCCGTGTACGTGCCGGCGGTGGCGGCCACGCAACCGGAGCAGCACCTCGAACGCCGCGGTCCGGCGGTCAATGCCGCACTGGATGCGCAGGGCCAGCCGTCCAGGGCGTTGACCGGGTTCGCGCAGTCCTGTGGCGTGGAGGTCTCGCAGCTGGAGAAGCTGGAAACCGACAAGGGCGCCTGGTTCGTGTTCCGCGCGGTCAAGCCCGGCCAGCCACTGGCCGCGCTGCTGCCGGAGATCGTCGAGGAGGCGCTCAAGGGCCTGCCGGTCCCGCGTCCGATGCGCTGGGCCGACCACGACTATGCCTTCGTGCGCCCGGCCCACTGGCTGGTGATGCTACATGGCGCCGACATCGTCGAGGGCCAGGTGCTGGGGCTGAAGAGCGGCCGCAAGTCGCGCGGTCATCGCTTCATGCATCCCAACCCCGTGCATGTGACCGACGCGGACGGCTGGCTCGACGCACTCCGCGCGGCCAGGGTGCTGGCCGATCCGCGGGAACGCCGCGAGCGCATCCGGGACGAGGTTGCCCGCGCCGCCGGACAGACCGGCGGCGTGCCGCGCCTGGACGATGCGCTGCTGGACGAGATCGCCAACCTGACCGAGTGGCCGGCGGCGATTGCCTGCGCCTTCGAACACGAGTTCCTTGCCGTGCCGCCCGAAGCTCTGGTCACCACCATGGAGACCCACCAGAAGTTCGTGCCGGTGTTCGACGCTGCGGGCAAGCTCACCGAACACTTCATCGGTGTCGCCAATATCGAATCGAAGGACCCGGCCGAGATCCGCAAGGGCTACGAGCGCGTGATCCGCCCGCGTTTCGCCGACGCCAAGTTCTTCTGGGACGAGGACCTCAAGACCCCGCTGGCCGGTTACCAGGAGCAGCTGAGCAACGTCACCTACCAGCAGGCCCTGGGCAGCCTGTGGGACAAGAGCGTGCGCGTGGCCGAACTGGCCCGCGTGATCGCCGCGCGCGTGGGCGTCGACGCCGGCGCTGCGACCCGTGCGGCCTCGCTGTCCAAGTGCGACCTGCTGACCCGCATGGTCGGCGAGTTCCCCGAGCTGCAAGGGGTGATGGGACGCTACTACGCGCAGCGCCAGGGCGAGGGCGAGCCGGTGGCGCAGGCCCTGGACAGCTACTACCAGCCGCGCTTCGCCGGTGACGCGATCGCCGCCGACCCGGTCGGGCAGGTGCTCGCCGTGGCAGAGCGACTCGACACGCTGGCCGGCATTTTCGCCGTCGGCATGAAGCCCAGCGGCAACAAGGACCCCTTCGCGCTGCGCCGGGCGGCGCTCGGCCTGGCCCGCACGCTGGTCGAAGCCGGGCTGGAGCTGGACCTTCGCGCCAGCTTCGCCGAGGCGCTGGAGCTGCTGCCGGACGCGGCGCTCGCGGCCGGTATCAAGCCCGGCAAGGACGGCAAGCCGGTCGCACTCGACGCCGGCGCGCGCCGCGCCGCGCTGCTGGGTGACCTCACCGAGTTCGTGGTCGATCGCCTGCGTGGCTATTACGCGGAGCTGGGATTCACGCCCGAACAGTTCGAAGCCGTGCTGGCGGTGTCGCCGCTGACGTTGCCGGACTTCGACCGCCGCCTGCGTGCGGTGGCCGAATTCGGCCGTCGTTCCGAAGCGGCGAGCCTGGCCGCGGCCAACAAGCGCGTGGCCAACATCCTGCGCAAGGCCGAGGAGGAAACCGGTGTCGCGCCTGGCGGGGCGGTCGATGCCACCTGCTTCGAATCACCCGCCGAGCACGACCTGGCCAGCGCGCTGGATGCCGCACTGGCCGACACCGCCGCGCCGCGTGACGCCGGCGACTACACCGCCGTGCTGACGCGCCTGGCCCGGTTGCAGGCACCGGTGGACGCGTTCTTCGACAGCGTAATGGTCAACGCCGATGATGCCCGCGTGCGGGCCAACCGGCTGGCCCTGCTGGCCCGCCTGAAGGCGCAGTTCGCGGCGGTGGCCGACATCGCGCGCCTGTGA
- the glyQ gene encoding glycine--tRNA ligase subunit alpha, with the protein MPARTFQDVIQTLNRYWGAQGCVLLQPLDTEVGAGTFHPATFLRSLGPEPWAAAYVQPSRRPTDGRYGENPNRLQHYYQYQVVMKPNPENILELYIGSLKELGLDPQVHDLRFVEDNWESPTLGAWGLGWEVWLNGMEVTQFTYFQQAGGLECRPVTGEITYGLERLAMYLQNVDNVYDLIWTQGPHGTVTYGDVFHQNEVEQSTYNFEHANVAELLRWFDVCEATANQLIAADLPLPAYEQVMKASHTFNLLDARRAISVTERQRYILRVRTLSRAVAEAYVAQRQKLGFPGLKNAKKEQAA; encoded by the coding sequence ATGCCAGCGCGCACTTTCCAGGACGTGATCCAGACCCTCAACCGCTACTGGGGCGCGCAGGGCTGCGTGCTTCTGCAGCCACTGGATACCGAGGTCGGTGCGGGCACGTTCCACCCGGCAACCTTCCTGCGCTCGCTCGGTCCCGAGCCCTGGGCCGCCGCCTACGTGCAGCCCTCGCGCCGCCCCACCGACGGCCGCTACGGCGAGAACCCCAACCGCCTGCAGCACTACTACCAGTACCAGGTGGTGATGAAGCCCAATCCGGAGAACATCCTGGAACTGTATATCGGCTCGCTGAAGGAGCTCGGGCTGGATCCGCAGGTGCATGACCTTCGCTTTGTCGAGGACAACTGGGAATCGCCGACGCTGGGCGCCTGGGGCCTGGGCTGGGAGGTGTGGCTCAACGGCATGGAAGTGACCCAGTTCACCTACTTCCAGCAGGCCGGCGGCCTGGAATGCAGGCCGGTGACGGGCGAGATCACCTACGGCCTCGAACGCCTGGCGATGTACCTGCAGAACGTGGACAACGTCTACGACCTGATCTGGACGCAAGGCCCGCACGGCACGGTCACCTACGGCGATGTGTTCCACCAGAACGAGGTCGAGCAGAGTACCTACAACTTCGAACACGCCAACGTGGCCGAGCTGCTGCGCTGGTTCGATGTGTGCGAGGCCACCGCCAACCAGCTGATCGCCGCCGACCTGCCGTTGCCGGCCTACGAACAGGTGATGAAGGCCAGCCACACCTTCAACCTGCTCGATGCGCGTCGCGCGATCAGCGTGACCGAGCGCCAGCGCTACATCCTTCGCGTGCGCACGCTTTCCCGCGCGGTCGCCGAAGCGTACGTGGCGCAGCGCCAGAAGCTCGGTTTCCCCGGCCTGAAGAACGCCAAGAAGGAGCAGGCCGCATGA
- a CDS encoding GspE/PulE family protein: MAASPQIASLLGRRGRLGLDDVLAALVVDGFVAAEDARNVRMGSRAGRSTIELHPLVLIANAKLANQRDPGRPLSLETLTEWLAGQAALPYLKIDPMKINVAAVTQVVSHAYATRHRILPVAATPAEVTFATSEPFDAAWAGDLAQMLRRDVRRVVASPLDINRYLAEFYGVQRSIQMAQDAKGAGYDASAAILNFEQLVELGKTGEVGADDRHVVHIVDWLLQYAFEQRASDIHLEPRREAGQMRFRIDGVMHKVFELPPPVMTAVTARIKILARMDVAEKRRPQDGRIKTRSSSGREVELRISTMPTAFGEKVVMRIFDPDIVAKDFSQLGFSPEEDAIWRSLVERPHGIVLVTGPTGSGKTTTLYSTLKHLARPELNVCTVEDPIEMVSPEFNQMQVQASIELDFAAGVRTLLRQDPDIIMIGEIRDLETAQMAVQASLTGHLVLSTLHTNDAPSAVTRLLDLGVPHYLIQSTLTGVVAQRLVRTLCPHCKREAQQDPHAWTALTHGWSLATPEKVFEPVGCLECRNTGFMGRTGVYEMLRVSPRLRGLISAQLDLARLGEAALTEGMQPLRISAAMQVAKGLTTVQEVLTVLPPIEHEGQSLQTSA, translated from the coding sequence ATGGCCGCATCACCGCAAATCGCATCCCTGCTCGGCCGCCGCGGCCGGCTTGGGCTGGACGACGTGCTTGCAGCGCTGGTGGTCGACGGCTTCGTGGCCGCCGAGGATGCCAGGAACGTCCGGATGGGTTCCCGCGCCGGCCGCAGCACGATCGAGCTGCATCCGCTGGTACTGATCGCCAACGCCAAGCTGGCCAACCAGCGCGACCCGGGCCGACCGCTCAGCCTGGAGACGCTGACCGAATGGCTGGCCGGCCAGGCGGCGTTGCCGTATCTGAAGATCGACCCGATGAAGATCAACGTGGCGGCGGTGACCCAGGTGGTCAGCCACGCCTACGCCACGCGCCACCGCATCCTGCCGGTGGCGGCCACGCCGGCGGAGGTGACCTTCGCCACCAGCGAACCGTTCGACGCGGCCTGGGCGGGCGACCTGGCGCAGATGCTGCGCCGCGACGTGCGCCGGGTGGTGGCAAGCCCGCTGGACATCAACCGCTACCTGGCCGAGTTCTATGGCGTGCAGCGCTCGATCCAGATGGCGCAGGACGCCAAGGGCGCCGGCTACGACGCCTCGGCGGCGATCCTCAATTTCGAGCAGCTGGTTGAACTGGGCAAGACCGGCGAGGTCGGCGCGGACGACCGCCACGTCGTGCACATCGTCGACTGGCTGCTGCAGTACGCCTTCGAGCAGCGCGCCTCGGACATCCACCTGGAGCCGCGCCGCGAGGCCGGGCAGATGCGCTTCCGCATCGACGGCGTGATGCACAAGGTGTTCGAGCTTCCGCCCCCGGTGATGACCGCGGTGACCGCCCGCATCAAGATCCTCGCGCGCATGGACGTTGCCGAGAAGCGGCGCCCGCAGGATGGCCGCATCAAGACCCGGTCCTCTTCCGGGCGCGAGGTGGAACTGCGCATTTCGACCATGCCGACCGCCTTCGGCGAGAAGGTGGTAATGCGCATCTTCGACCCGGACATCGTGGCCAAGGATTTCTCGCAGCTGGGTTTCTCGCCGGAGGAGGATGCGATCTGGCGCTCGCTGGTCGAGCGCCCGCACGGGATCGTGCTGGTGACCGGTCCGACCGGCTCGGGCAAGACCACCACGCTGTATTCGACGCTCAAGCACCTGGCGCGGCCGGAGCTCAACGTCTGCACGGTGGAAGACCCGATCGAGATGGTCAGCCCCGAGTTCAACCAGATGCAGGTGCAGGCGTCGATCGAGCTGGACTTTGCCGCGGGTGTGCGCACGCTGCTGCGCCAGGACCCGGACATCATCATGATCGGCGAGATCCGCGACCTGGAGACCGCGCAGATGGCGGTCCAGGCCTCGCTCACCGGCCACCTGGTGCTCTCCACCCTGCACACCAACGATGCGCCCAGCGCGGTGACCCGCCTGCTCGACCTGGGCGTGCCGCATTACCTGATCCAGTCCACCCTGACGGGCGTGGTGGCGCAGCGACTGGTGCGCACGCTGTGCCCGCACTGCAAGCGCGAGGCGCAACAGGATCCGCACGCCTGGACCGCGCTCACCCACGGCTGGTCGCTGGCGACACCGGAAAAGGTGTTCGAGCCGGTGGGTTGTCTGGAATGCCGCAACACCGGCTTCATGGGTCGTACCGGCGTCTACGAGATGCTTCGGGTCAGCCCGCGCCTGCGCGGCCTGATTTCGGCCCAGCTCGACCTGGCCCGGCTCGGCGAGGCGGCGCTGACCGAGGGCATGCAGCCGCTGCGCATTTCAGCTGCAATGCAGGTGGCCAAAGGCTTGACCACGGTGCAGGAAGTGCTCACCGTGTTGCCGCCCATCGAACACGAGGGCCAGTCCCTCCAGACCTCCGCATGA
- a CDS encoding glutamine amidotransferase has product MKPILIIRTGRAPDSIRARHGDFPHWFRLCAALSPVRLRVVDVAAGESLPPPKEAAGALITGSAAMVTERAAWSERTAGWIRDAMDAHLPLFGVCYGHQLMAHALGGRVDYLPGGREIGTVPIELTTTAGSDPLTARLPPSFRAHTTHEQSVLEPPSGATVLARSARDPHHLLRYGPNAVSVQFHPEFNAEVMRAYIRRKREAMRNEGSDPHRIWREVAATPFARQVMRGFGLRHGLSGA; this is encoded by the coding sequence ATGAAGCCGATCCTGATCATCCGTACCGGCCGGGCGCCGGATTCGATACGCGCACGCCACGGTGATTTCCCGCACTGGTTCCGCCTGTGCGCGGCACTCTCGCCGGTGCGGTTGCGGGTCGTCGACGTCGCTGCCGGCGAAAGTCTGCCGCCACCGAAGGAGGCTGCCGGCGCGCTGATCACCGGTTCTGCCGCGATGGTCACCGAACGCGCCGCCTGGAGCGAGCGGACTGCCGGATGGATCCGGGACGCCATGGACGCCCACCTGCCGTTGTTCGGCGTCTGCTACGGCCACCAGCTGATGGCCCATGCCCTGGGCGGGCGCGTGGACTACCTCCCCGGCGGGCGTGAGATCGGCACCGTGCCGATCGAGCTGACCACGACGGCCGGCTCGGACCCGCTTACCGCCCGACTGCCCCCCAGTTTCCGCGCCCACACGACGCACGAGCAAAGCGTGCTGGAGCCGCCGTCCGGCGCCACGGTACTCGCCCGCTCGGCGCGCGATCCGCATCACCTGCTCCGCTATGGACCCAATGCGGTGAGCGTCCAGTTCCATCCGGAGTTCAACGCCGAGGTCATGCGCGCCTACATCCGCCGCAAGCGGGAGGCGATGCGGAACGAAGGCAGCGATCCGCACCGGATCTGGCGCGAGGTGGCCGCAACGCCTTTCGCGCGGCAGGTCATGCGCGGATTTGGTCTGCGCCACGGGCTGAGCGGGGCGTAG
- a CDS encoding DUF1820 family protein: MRAKRLYKITFLHLGKCYELYARHVDTSPLWGFTEIGELVFEPAGSGLLVDPTEERLREEFADTRVLHLPMQSIVRIEEVERKGTLVIREASDGQKITPFPLPPRPR, translated from the coding sequence ATGCGCGCCAAGAGACTCTACAAGATCACCTTCCTGCATCTGGGCAAGTGCTACGAGCTGTATGCGCGGCACGTGGACACCAGCCCGCTGTGGGGCTTTACCGAAATCGGCGAACTGGTGTTCGAGCCGGCCGGCTCCGGCCTGCTGGTCGATCCCACCGAGGAGCGCCTGCGCGAGGAATTCGCCGACACCCGCGTGCTCCACCTGCCGATGCAGTCGATCGTGCGCATCGAGGAAGTCGAGCGCAAGGGTACGCTGGTCATCCGCGAGGCCAGCGATGGCCAGAAGATCACGCCGTTTCCGTTGCCGCCCAGGCCGCGCTGA
- a CDS encoding rhomboid family intramembrane serine protease, whose amino-acid sequence MFVHVETRRRSVTQWATLLLVLVCVASFVALALMPPPQRISFLLEWGTIPANIFDTHEAFWRQLGDAALVRLFTALFIHVAWIHLLSNLLFLVIFGLPAERTLGSTRFLSLFVAGGIVANLVGALTLAGVRLPIIGCSGAVSAVLGAYAALFPRARLGLVLPLGLFLEFVRVPAYLLIGIWVLLQLLFSYAGPSYGAVVWWTHIAGFLFGMLFALFSRQAIARRLRG is encoded by the coding sequence TTGTTCGTCCATGTGGAAACCCGGCGGCGCTCAGTCACGCAATGGGCGACCCTGCTGCTGGTGCTCGTGTGCGTGGCCAGTTTCGTCGCCCTCGCTCTGATGCCGCCCCCGCAGCGCATATCGTTCCTGCTCGAGTGGGGAACCATTCCGGCCAATATCTTCGACACGCACGAAGCCTTCTGGCGACAGCTCGGCGATGCAGCACTGGTGCGCCTTTTCACCGCGCTGTTCATCCACGTCGCCTGGATCCACCTGCTGAGCAACCTGCTCTTTCTGGTGATCTTCGGCTTGCCCGCCGAGCGTACGCTGGGATCGACACGGTTCCTGTCGCTCTTCGTCGCGGGCGGCATCGTGGCGAATCTGGTGGGTGCGCTGACGCTCGCCGGCGTGCGGCTGCCGATCATTGGCTGCAGTGGCGCGGTGTCCGCGGTGCTCGGTGCCTATGCGGCACTGTTCCCGCGTGCGCGGCTGGGCCTGGTGCTGCCGCTGGGCCTGTTTCTCGAGTTCGTGCGCGTGCCGGCGTACCTGCTGATCGGCATCTGGGTCTTGCTCCAGCTGCTCTTCAGCTACGCCGGCCCGAGTTACGGTGCGGTGGTTTGGTGGACGCACATCGCCGGCTTTCTGTTCGGCATGCTGTTCGCCCTGTTCTCGCGCCAGGCGATCGCCCGCCGCCTGCGCGGCTAA